ATGCCAATCACTGTACCTTCTCTTCGCTGACTAGGATCCGCGCCCGGGCGATTGATGGTCAGCCGCATGCCCAATACCTTTTCCATCGGCAACCCAAGTGACTTTATCGCGCTTTCATTGAGCAGGTAGGTACTCGAATCGGCCGGGTTGCCGGTCCTGAATGTTCGGCCCGCTATCAGTTCCAGGTTAAATGCTTTGGGCAGGTCAAAGTCCCCGCTCATGCCGCCCCAACGGTGTTGTTCATTTCCGAGTTCAGGAAAGGTCACATCATGGTCGAGCGAACCGAAATAATCCTGGTTTGGCAGGTGATTGGCTAAGGTGACCACGTCCAGCTCGGCGTCTTCCTGAATACGCTGCTTGAGAGACAGGTATTTGTTCAGCGAGGCCATTCCGGACCACCGGACAGAAAGCAGCGCGTCGCCACTCCGGCTTAGCACCGATTGATGTATGAAATTCATCTGCCGCACCATGATGGCCGTCGAAACGATGAGCAGAATAGTGATTGTGTATTGCATAATGATCAGGCCTTTGCGCAGCCGGTCGGAGCCTTTTGCCGAAACCCTTGCGTTTTTAAGTACGGTCAGTGGCATCAGGCCCGACAAAAGCAGGGCGGGATAGCTGCCCGAAAGCAATCCCACCAGGGCGGTGGTACCCAGGATGTAGGCGATCAATCTGCCCTGCATCAGGTGGACAAATGTAAAATGCTTTCCAGCAACATTGTTGAATGTTGGCAGCAGCAGCATAGCCAGCAACAGCCCGATCAGCAATGCGATCAAAGTGGTGATCATTGACTCGCTGAGAAACTGCCCCACCAGCTGCCAGCGCCGGCTTCCCAAAACTTTGCGCAGTCCGATTTCTTTGGAACGCCTCACGGCCCGCGCAGTGGCCAAATTCATATAGTTAATGCTGGCGATGACAATCACCAAGAGCGCGGTTGATGCAAAAATATAGAGGTACTTGATATTTCCGATCCGGCTGTTGTTATAGCTCGACCGCAGCTCATCGCTGAAATGTACATCCCTCAAAGGCTTGATCATTGGCTGGATCACATTCTTGGGATCTTGGCGAAGATTGGATTGCACCACCCCGTTAAATGTTTTGAGTATCCTGTCAATGTCAGCGCCTGGCGTGGTATGGAGGTAGGTCAGAAACCAGCCCGACGATGCCCCCCAGTTTTCCAGCCAGTTCTGCCCGCCTGCAGTCATCATATCGTGCAGCATGCCGGTACTGACCAGGTAGTCGGGCTGAATATGGGAATTGCCGGGGTAATCCTCCAAAACTCCGGTGACAATGAGGGGGACGTATTTGTTGTTTGTGCCGTAAATGTGGCTCAGTTCCAGGGTTCTGCCAACCGGATCCTGGCCGCCGTAAAATTGCCTGGCGACCGAAGCACTGATCACAATGGCGTTGGGCTTAGAAAATACCGTTGCCGGGTTACCGTATTTCAATGGAAAGGAAAATACTTCTTTAAAGTCCGGCTGCACCCAAAAAATATTTTCTGACAGCAATATCTTATCCTGTTGACGGTCCCAGAAGTGGGCCGGGTATCCCAGCGAAAGCAGCTGTGTCCCGCCTTTTATTTCGGGGAAATTACTTTTGAGTGCATTGAGCCACGCACCTGGCGCATAGGCCGAAGTGTACTCATTACCGTTCATCTGATTGTGCGAACCCAGGATGTACAGATTTTCCGAATCGGGGTGGAACCGGTCGAAGCCTTGTTCGTCAATGATAAACAGATAGATCAGGGTCACGCTGGCC
The genomic region above belongs to Dyadobacter pollutisoli and contains:
- a CDS encoding ABC transporter permease; translation: MLRNYIIIALRTFKKQRGFTFINIMGLAIGLASVTLIYLFIIDEQGFDRFHPDSENLYILGSHNQMNGNEYTSAYAPGAWLNALKSNFPEIKGGTQLLSLGYPAHFWDRQQDKILLSENIFWVQPDFKEVFSFPLKYGNPATVFSKPNAIVISASVARQFYGGQDPVGRTLELSHIYGTNNKYVPLIVTGVLEDYPGNSHIQPDYLVSTGMLHDMMTAGGQNWLENWGASSGWFLTYLHTTPGADIDRILKTFNGVVQSNLRQDPKNVIQPMIKPLRDVHFSDELRSSYNNSRIGNIKYLYIFASTALLVIVIASINYMNLATARAVRRSKEIGLRKVLGSRRWQLVGQFLSESMITTLIALLIGLLLAMLLLPTFNNVAGKHFTFVHLMQGRLIAYILGTTALVGLLSGSYPALLLSGLMPLTVLKNARVSAKGSDRLRKGLIIMQYTITILLIVSTAIMVRQMNFIHQSVLSRSGDALLSVRWSGMASLNKYLSLKQRIQEDAELDVVTLANHLPNQDYFGSLDHDVTFPELGNEQHRWGGMSGDFDLPKAFNLELIAGRTFRTGNPADSSTYLLNESAIKSLGLPMEKVLGMRLTINRPGADPSQRREGTVIGIVRDFPYQSIHHAISPLAIGSRPDPEDRILYIKLPVGKFQEKIAQIEAKWRQELPGVGFGHWFMSEEFGRMYDGENRLSILFKSFSVLSILIACMGLFGLSSYLAEQRTKEIGIRKTMGASLPQILRLLFMPFLRLLGVACLIAIPLGWLAIDRWLQDFIYRVHVDMLVFLTSILLVALLTALVVSYETIRAALVNPVKSLRSE